The following coding sequences are from one Gossypium raimondii isolate GPD5lz chromosome 4, ASM2569854v1, whole genome shotgun sequence window:
- the LOC105780835 gene encoding uncharacterized protein At4g06598 — protein MANSKGSTNIRNLMFAGKHALLPPKSPFPIASPVYTDYIPNNVIGSKVIQKSRVGSTYHQCTSSESHLIEEQPSWLDDLLNEPETPMYKGRHRRSSSDSFAFIDVSNAPNVDYGARDECRYKSMISSPSWTHQDFDHHNQKDARVNSFHANVNLVKQNNRAWDSTSLRESTFIQGLGSSCTLEEPEAPPSTASEKKDSAESASPNAKGSSEKKDNSHTKSSSSDTDSKRAKQQFAQRSRGRKLQYIAELERNVQALQAEGSEVSAELEFLNQQNLILSMENKALKQRLESLAQEQAIQYLEQEVLEREIGRLRVMYQQQNQQQPSSSHQCSSSRDLDSQFANLSLKHNDTSSSLDPITGPVRI, from the exons ATGGCGAATTCGAAGGGGTCAACAAATATAAGAAATTTGATGTTTGCCGGAAAACACGCTTTGCTTCCTCCTAAAAGTCCTTTTCCTATAGCCTCCCCTGTGTATACCGATTATATCCCGAACAATGTAATTGGATCAAAAGTGATTCAAAAGTCTAGAGTGGGAAGTACGTACCACCAGTGTACTTCCTCTGAAAGTCATCTGATAGAGGAACAACCTTCTTGGCTTGACGATCTCCTTAACGAGCCAGAGACTCCTATGTACAAAGGTCGTCATCGACGTTCATCTAGTGATTCTTTTGCATTCATTGATGTATCCAATGCACCTAACGTAGATTACGGAGCTCGGGATGAATGCAGATATAAAAGTATGATTTCCTCACCTTCTTGGACGCATCAGGACTTTGATCATCACAATCAGAAAGATGCTCGGGTTAACTCTTTCCATGCCAATGTAAACTTGGTAAAGCAAAACAATAGGGCATGGGATTCAACTTCTCTTAGAGAAAGCACGTTTATCCAAGGTTTAGGATCATCATGTACACTGGAAGAACCGGAGGCTCCGCCATCAACAGCAAGTGAGAAAAAAGATTCTGCTGAATCTGCATCTCCTAATGCAAAAGGTTCTTCCGAGAAAAAGGATAATTCTCACACTAAGTCTTCTTCATCTGACACCGACTCAAAACGTGCGAAGCA GCAGTTTGCTCAACGCTCAAGGGGGCGTAAACTCCAGTACATAGCTGAGCTCGAAAGAAATGTACAAGCCTTGCAG GCAGAAGGGTCTGAAGTTTCAGCTGAGCTCGAATTTCTCAACCAGCAGAATCTTATTCTTAGCATGGAGAACAAAGCTCTTAAGCAACGTTTAGAGAGTTTAGCTCAAGAACAAGCTATCCAATATC TTGAGCAGGAGGTATTGGAGAGGGAGATCGGTCGGTTACGAGTCATGTACCAGCAGCAAAATCAACAGCAGCCGTCGTCTAGCCATCAATGCTCTAGCAGTAGAGATCTTGATTCCCAATTCGCAAACCTCTCTCTGAAACATAATGATACCAGTTCCTCTCTTGACCCTATCACCGGTCCAGTTCGCATCTAA
- the LOC105779535 gene encoding B3 domain-containing transcription factor VRN1 isoform X2, giving the protein MSQPVGPSLPLNNSSCIFYKLIVASILQDKKLRIPNKFVKKFGDELSSVATLTVPGGRQWLVELREEDKRIWLDNGWNTFVEYYSICIGYFVVFKYEGNSHFGVHVYNLKSSEINYLSNNSREPGDFAEITGSSSYFLVDKDVDESLDHEKKKYKISTGLHQENELRDLRATFQSTLDKGIQFNGVELMSIGDEGGPCFSNETLRYTIKQEVEPSMDEQEPFRKFKVKEELPTLDSPRVLRRRRDVTTEEKQGAFHAASMFKPDNPFCRIILRPSYVYKGVLLHLPRCFARRYLNGVDGVIMLQIPEGKKWPVQCVYCNDNLKFSKGWAEFVLDNNLDEGDVCIFELINTKEIVLKVTIFRALRD; this is encoded by the exons ATGTCACAACCAGTGGGTCCATCTTTGCCCCTGAACAATTCCTCTTGCATCTTCTACAAGTTAATTGTGGCTTCCATCCTTCAAGACAAGAAGCTA AGGATCCCGAATAAGTTCGTCAAGAAATTTGGTGATGAACTCTCTTCGGTTGCTACGCTCACCGTTCCGGGTGGTCGTCAATGGCTAGTGGAATTGAGGGAAGAGGACAAAAGAATATGGCTGGATAATGGTTGGAACACGTTTGTTGAATACTATTCCATCTGCATCGGGTATTTCGTGGTCTTTAAATACGAAGGTAATTCGCATTTTGGTGTTCATGTGTATAATCTGAAATCTTCAGAGATCAACTATCTGTCGAATAATTCTCGAGAACCTGGTGATTTTGCTGAGATTACGGGTTCTAGTTCGTACTTTTTGGTCGATAAAGATGTCGACGAAAGTCTAGATCACGAGAAGAAGAAATATAAGATCTCTACAGGCCTGCATCAGGAAAACGAGTTGCGTGATTTACGAGCAACGTTTCAATCTACTCTAGACAAAGGCATTCAGTTTAATGGGGTTGAGCTTATGAGTATCGGAGATGAAGGTGGACCATGTTTCTCGAACGAAACACTAAGATACACTATAAAACAAGAAGTTGAACCTA GTATGGATGAACAAGAGCCGTTCCGGAAATTCAAAGTGAAAGAAGAGCTTCCTACCCTGGACTCACCAAGGGTTCTTCGGAGACGGAGAGATGTTACGACAGAAGAAAAACAGGGTGCATTTCATGCGGCTTCTATGTTCAAACCCGACAATCCTTTCTGCAGGATTATATTGCGACCTTCTTATGTATACAAGGGAGTACTTCTC CATTTGCCCCGTTGCTTTGCTCGGAGATATCTGAACGGAGTTGATGGGGTCATCATGCTTCAGATACCGGAAGGGAAAAAGTGGCCGGTTCAATGCGTTTATTGTAACGACAATTTGAAGTTCAGCAAAGGATGGGCCGAATTCGTCCTGGATAATAATTTGGATGAAGGAGACGTTTGTATATTCGAGTTGATTAATACGAAGGAGATCGTACTGAAAGTTACCATTTTCCGTGCTCTTCGAGACTGA
- the LOC105779535 gene encoding B3 domain-containing transcription factor VRN1 isoform X1, with the protein MSQPVGPSLPLNNSSCIFYKLIVASILQDKKLVLYSQRIPNKFVKKFGDELSSVATLTVPGGRQWLVELREEDKRIWLDNGWNTFVEYYSICIGYFVVFKYEGNSHFGVHVYNLKSSEINYLSNNSREPGDFAEITGSSSYFLVDKDVDESLDHEKKKYKISTGLHQENELRDLRATFQSTLDKGIQFNGVELMSIGDEGGPCFSNETLRYTIKQEVEPSMDEQEPFRKFKVKEELPTLDSPRVLRRRRDVTTEEKQGAFHAASMFKPDNPFCRIILRPSYVYKGVLLHLPRCFARRYLNGVDGVIMLQIPEGKKWPVQCVYCNDNLKFSKGWAEFVLDNNLDEGDVCIFELINTKEIVLKVTIFRALRD; encoded by the exons ATGTCACAACCAGTGGGTCCATCTTTGCCCCTGAACAATTCCTCTTGCATCTTCTACAAGTTAATTGTGGCTTCCATCCTTCAAGACAAGAAGCTA GTTTTGTACTCGCAGAGGATCCCGAATAAGTTCGTCAAGAAATTTGGTGATGAACTCTCTTCGGTTGCTACGCTCACCGTTCCGGGTGGTCGTCAATGGCTAGTGGAATTGAGGGAAGAGGACAAAAGAATATGGCTGGATAATGGTTGGAACACGTTTGTTGAATACTATTCCATCTGCATCGGGTATTTCGTGGTCTTTAAATACGAAGGTAATTCGCATTTTGGTGTTCATGTGTATAATCTGAAATCTTCAGAGATCAACTATCTGTCGAATAATTCTCGAGAACCTGGTGATTTTGCTGAGATTACGGGTTCTAGTTCGTACTTTTTGGTCGATAAAGATGTCGACGAAAGTCTAGATCACGAGAAGAAGAAATATAAGATCTCTACAGGCCTGCATCAGGAAAACGAGTTGCGTGATTTACGAGCAACGTTTCAATCTACTCTAGACAAAGGCATTCAGTTTAATGGGGTTGAGCTTATGAGTATCGGAGATGAAGGTGGACCATGTTTCTCGAACGAAACACTAAGATACACTATAAAACAAGAAGTTGAACCTA GTATGGATGAACAAGAGCCGTTCCGGAAATTCAAAGTGAAAGAAGAGCTTCCTACCCTGGACTCACCAAGGGTTCTTCGGAGACGGAGAGATGTTACGACAGAAGAAAAACAGGGTGCATTTCATGCGGCTTCTATGTTCAAACCCGACAATCCTTTCTGCAGGATTATATTGCGACCTTCTTATGTATACAAGGGAGTACTTCTC CATTTGCCCCGTTGCTTTGCTCGGAGATATCTGAACGGAGTTGATGGGGTCATCATGCTTCAGATACCGGAAGGGAAAAAGTGGCCGGTTCAATGCGTTTATTGTAACGACAATTTGAAGTTCAGCAAAGGATGGGCCGAATTCGTCCTGGATAATAATTTGGATGAAGGAGACGTTTGTATATTCGAGTTGATTAATACGAAGGAGATCGTACTGAAAGTTACCATTTTCCGTGCTCTTCGAGACTGA